One genomic segment of Nitrospirota bacterium includes these proteins:
- a CDS encoding acetolactate synthase large subunit, with product MTAAELFVRCLEAEGVEYIFGLPGEENMDLLDALSRSTIRFIPTRHEQGAAFMADVYGRLTGRAGVCLATLGPGATNLATGIGDANLDHAPLVAITGQAGLERVHKESHQYVNIVEAFAPLTKWNTRVERASVIPEVVHHAFKTAQAEKPGACHIELPEDLAGERAEGAPLASRRTRRPSPDRPSLRAAADLIDKAHHPIILAGNGVIRGGASGELVAFAEKTAIPVANTFMAKGAVPADHPLSLLSIGLQARDFVSCGFDAADLIVTVGYDQVEYAPYHWNPNGDKPIVHIDFTPAETDAMYQPEVEVVSDVREALELLRGEVTQAHDRGYPRRLREAILSDLDRDAESPVMPMKPARVLRELRRALGRNDVVISDVGAHKLLVARLFAAYEPNTVLISNGFASMGIALPGAVSAALIEPDRRVVAVCGDGGFLMNVQELETAVRLGVAFVVVVFRDEGYGLIRWKQERQFGAAFGIDFGNPDLVLLAEAFGAKGYRVERADDFGPLLKEALDQRVPTVIDVPIDYRDGIVNPDQGKIICPT from the coding sequence ATGACCGCGGCGGAGCTCTTTGTCCGATGTCTGGAGGCCGAGGGCGTGGAATACATCTTCGGGCTTCCCGGCGAAGAGAACATGGACCTGTTGGACGCCCTCTCGCGATCCACGATCAGATTCATCCCCACCAGGCACGAGCAGGGGGCGGCGTTCATGGCCGACGTGTACGGACGGCTGACCGGCCGAGCCGGGGTCTGCCTGGCCACCCTGGGCCCCGGCGCGACCAACCTGGCGACCGGGATCGGCGACGCCAACCTGGACCACGCGCCGCTGGTGGCGATTACCGGGCAGGCCGGTTTGGAGCGAGTGCACAAGGAATCGCACCAGTACGTGAACATCGTCGAAGCCTTCGCGCCGTTGACCAAGTGGAACACCCGCGTGGAACGGGCCTCGGTCATCCCCGAGGTGGTGCACCACGCCTTCAAGACCGCGCAGGCGGAAAAACCCGGGGCTTGCCACATCGAACTGCCTGAAGACTTGGCGGGCGAGCGCGCCGAAGGGGCGCCGCTGGCGAGCCGTCGCACCCGGAGGCCGTCCCCGGATCGCCCCTCGCTGCGCGCCGCCGCGGACCTAATCGACAAGGCCCACCACCCCATTATCCTCGCGGGCAACGGCGTGATTCGGGGCGGGGCCTCGGGGGAGCTGGTCGCGTTTGCCGAGAAGACCGCGATCCCGGTGGCCAACACCTTCATGGCCAAAGGCGCGGTGCCTGCCGACCACCCGTTATCGTTGCTCTCGATCGGCCTGCAGGCGAGAGACTTCGTGTCCTGTGGGTTCGACGCGGCGGACCTCATCGTCACGGTGGGGTATGACCAGGTCGAATACGCCCCGTACCATTGGAACCCCAACGGCGACAAGCCGATCGTGCACATCGATTTCACGCCCGCGGAGACCGACGCGATGTACCAACCGGAGGTGGAGGTGGTCAGCGACGTGCGGGAGGCGCTCGAGCTGCTGCGGGGAGAGGTGACGCAGGCGCACGACCGCGGATACCCCCGTCGTCTGCGGGAAGCGATCCTCAGCGATCTCGATCGCGACGCGGAATCGCCGGTCATGCCGATGAAACCCGCCAGGGTGCTGCGCGAGCTGCGCCGCGCGCTGGGCCGGAACGACGTGGTGATCAGCGACGTGGGCGCCCACAAGCTCCTGGTGGCCAGGTTGTTCGCGGCCTACGAGCCGAACACGGTGCTGATCTCCAACGGGTTTGCGTCGATGGGCATCGCGTTGCCCGGGGCGGTCTCGGCCGCGCTCATCGAGCCTGATCGGCGGGTGGTCGCGGTCTGCGGCGACGGCGGGTTCCTCATGAACGTGCAGGAACTCGAAACCGCGGTGCGGCTCGGCGTCGCGTTCGTGGTGGTCGTATTCCGCGACGAGGGATACGGCCTGATTCGCTGGAAACAGGAGCGCCAGTTTGGCGCCGCGTTCGGCATCGACTTCGGCAACCCCGACCTGGTCCTCCTTGCCGAGGCGTTCGGGGCCAAAGGCTACCGGGTGGAGCGAGCTGACGACTTCGGCCCGCTGCTCAAAGAGGCCCTGGATCAGCGCGTGCCGACCGTGATCGACGTGCCGATCGACTACCGCGACGGGATTGTCAATCCGGATCAGGG
- a CDS encoding nuclear transport factor 2 family protein, which produces MTDWLAVEEAVLAANERFYRAFESLDIKQMEAVWLVTAPVQCVHPGWGPLSGWSDVRDAWVRIFNNTSAMTFTPHILHLTVQGDIGWLICIEEITSRQADEEHTSQILATNVFERRNGQWLLVHHHGSPIFRTTEDESSS; this is translated from the coding sequence ATGACCGATTGGCTGGCGGTGGAAGAGGCGGTGTTGGCGGCCAACGAGCGCTTCTACCGCGCGTTCGAAAGCCTGGACATCAAACAAATGGAAGCGGTTTGGCTCGTCACCGCGCCCGTGCAGTGCGTCCATCCCGGGTGGGGCCCGTTGTCGGGGTGGTCCGACGTGCGCGACGCGTGGGTGCGCATCTTCAACAACACGTCGGCCATGACCTTCACCCCGCACATCCTCCACCTCACGGTCCAGGGTGATATCGGGTGGCTGATCTGCATCGAAGAAATCACCAGTCGCCAGGCCGACGAGGAACACACCAGCCAGATCCTCGCAACCAACGTGTTCGAGCGGCGCAACGGCCAATGGCTGCTGGTGCACCACCACGGCTCCCCCATCTTTCGCACGACCGAAGACGAATCATCGTCATGA
- a CDS encoding secondary thiamine-phosphate synthase enzyme YjbQ: MKSYREELWFHTPTRRQFINITPQVEAAVKKSGIREGLCLVNPMHITASVYINDDESGLLADYEAFLERLVPQEGDYRHNLTGEDNGDAHIKRQVLGREVVVAITDGKLDFGTWEQIFYAEFDGRRRKRVLVKIIGE, translated from the coding sequence ATGAAGAGCTACCGCGAAGAACTCTGGTTTCATACGCCCACTCGGCGGCAGTTCATCAATATCACGCCGCAGGTCGAGGCCGCGGTCAAGAAAAGCGGGATCAGAGAGGGTCTGTGTCTCGTCAACCCGATGCACATCACGGCGAGCGTCTATATCAACGACGACGAGTCCGGGCTCTTGGCGGATTACGAGGCGTTCTTGGAGCGCCTGGTCCCGCAGGAAGGCGACTACCGCCACAACCTGACCGGCGAAGATAACGGCGACGCACACATCAAGCGGCAGGTGCTGGGCCGAGAGGTCGTGGTGGCGATCACCGACGGCAAGCTGGACTTCGGCACGTGGGAACAGATCTTCTACGCCGAGTTCGACGGGCGACGCCGGAAACGCGTGCTCGTGAAGATCATCGGGGAATGA
- the aroC gene encoding chorismate synthase, with protein MAGNSFGQAFRLTTFGESHGAALGVIVDGCPAGLPLAAEEIQRDLDRRKPGQNLLTTQRQESDRVEILSGVFEGHTTGTPIAMIVRNEDARPQDYSRIKDLFRPGHADFTYWKKYGRRDYRGGGRASARETIGRVAAGAIARKLLAGHGVSIVGYVTQVGPVKITKKDFSAIDQNAVFCPDPEAAEKITQVIKDAQAAKDSVGAMVEIVARGVPAGLGEPVFDKLDAELAKAMMSINAVKGVEIGDGFRVVELRGSQNCDPITPRGFASNHAGGILGGISNGDEIVIRMALKPTSSIAIEQDTVDVRGNPAKIATKGRHDPCVGIRAVPIGEAMMALVLADHFLRDRTSRLDKL; from the coding sequence ATGGCGGGCAACAGCTTTGGACAAGCGTTTCGTCTGACCACCTTCGGCGAAAGCCACGGCGCCGCGTTGGGGGTGATCGTGGACGGCTGCCCGGCGGGCCTGCCGCTGGCCGCGGAGGAGATCCAGCGCGACCTCGACCGCCGCAAGCCCGGCCAGAACCTGCTGACGACGCAACGACAAGAGAGCGACCGGGTCGAAATTCTCAGCGGCGTGTTCGAGGGCCACACCACCGGCACCCCGATCGCCATGATCGTGCGCAACGAAGACGCGCGCCCGCAGGATTACAGCCGGATCAAAGACCTGTTCCGCCCCGGCCACGCCGACTTCACGTATTGGAAAAAGTACGGCCGCAGGGATTACCGCGGCGGGGGCCGCGCGTCCGCGCGCGAGACCATCGGCCGCGTGGCGGCAGGGGCGATCGCGCGCAAGCTGCTGGCCGGCCACGGCGTGTCCATCGTCGGCTACGTCACGCAGGTCGGACCCGTCAAAATCACCAAGAAAGACTTCTCGGCCATTGACCAGAACGCCGTGTTCTGCCCGGACCCCGAAGCCGCCGAGAAAATAACCCAGGTCATCAAGGACGCACAGGCGGCGAAGGATTCGGTCGGCGCAATGGTCGAGATCGTGGCGCGCGGGGTGCCCGCGGGCTTGGGCGAACCCGTGTTCGACAAACTGGACGCCGAGCTGGCCAAGGCCATGATGTCGATCAACGCGGTCAAGGGCGTGGAGATCGGCGACGGCTTCCGAGTGGTTGAACTGCGCGGCAGTCAGAACTGCGATCCCATCACGCCCAGGGGCTTCGCGAGCAACCACGCCGGCGGCATCCTGGGCGGCATCTCCAACGGGGATGAGATCGTCATCCGCATGGCGCTCAAGCCCACGTCTTCGATCGCGATCGAGCAGGACACCGTCGACGTGCGCGGCAACCCCGCCAAGATCGCCACCAAGGGCCGCCACGACCCCTGCGTGGGCATTCGTGCCGTGCCCATCGGAGAAGCCATGATGGCCCTGGTCCTCGCCGATCATTTTCTGCGGGACCGGACGAGTCGGCTGGATAAGCTGTGA
- a CDS encoding nucleotidyl transferase AbiEii/AbiGii toxin family protein, giving the protein MLVGGLAVGIWVAPRATSDLDFVVGIDESRLPALAEAAEQAGFVIFDPKPVRFQRMMLFRMFLKEERDLLLIDCLLAGDDYTKQALSRTVQIAIAGHSVEVCAPEDLLLLKLVAARGLDLADAENVARFQHQRMDRSYLATWAERLAVSEALTQLMTNAASPDKPT; this is encoded by the coding sequence ATGCTCGTCGGCGGACTCGCCGTCGGAATCTGGGTCGCGCCGAGGGCTACGTCCGACTTGGATTTCGTGGTCGGCATTGACGAATCCCGGCTCCCGGCCTTGGCCGAAGCCGCAGAACAAGCCGGCTTCGTGATTTTTGATCCTAAACCGGTTCGATTTCAGCGCATGATGCTGTTCCGCATGTTCCTCAAAGAGGAGCGAGATCTACTCTTGATTGACTGTCTACTGGCGGGAGACGACTACACGAAGCAGGCGCTCTCTCGCACCGTCCAGATCGCTATTGCAGGGCACTCGGTGGAGGTTTGTGCTCCCGAAGACCTCCTCCTGCTCAAACTCGTCGCGGCTCGTGGACTGGATTTGGCTGATGCTGAAAACGTGGCCCGTTTTCAGCATCAGCGGATGGATCGGTCTTATTTGGCCACGTGGGCCGAGCGCCTTGCCGTTTCGGAAGCTCTCACCCAACTCATGACGAACGCCGCATCGCCGGACAAGCCAACCTAA
- a CDS encoding DUF2892 domain-containing protein: MQKNVGSLDRFYRFGIGFLSVALVVVSESILLKIVFALVAIFGIVTAFTGYCPLNAKFGVDTTKRKSR, encoded by the coding sequence ATGCAAAAGAACGTCGGAAGCCTGGATCGCTTCTACCGGTTCGGCATCGGCTTTCTCTCCGTCGCCTTGGTCGTGGTCTCGGAATCGATCCTGCTCAAAATCGTCTTCGCGCTCGTGGCCATCTTCGGTATCGTCACCGCGTTCACTGGCTATTGCCCCCTCAACGCAAAGTTCGGAGTCGATACCACGAAACGAAAATCACGCTGA
- a CDS encoding TIGR03545 family protein, whose translation MKWIGAVRIRWPGLIAFVAVVGLGLAIWFLVIDGLVERAIEAAGSKLVGAKVELDHADVSLIPLGIELKRLQVTNPDQPMRNAVEITRMAFGMEALQLLRRKVIIDEMAIDGMQFNTQRQTSGAIVRREEKKEESKEGEDSFFAMPSLDLPSAKDILAKEDLESLKLVETVRGEIDAGRERWKQRVAQVSDKAKLDEYRRRADEIRKSAKGGAEALLGNVAEAAQLRKDVMADLDQVKGAREDLSKDLAAFKRRIDEVAAAPQADLKRLREKYSLTAGGMGNVAAALFGGNIGYWAKTSAAWYERLQPALASAGKTGGPEQVKPLRGKGIDVKFRERQPLPDFLIRTARVTAEIPAGTLKGEVLRITPDQDILGAPTTFEFAGDKLQQLRTVALRGEINRVRPDQPRDTVTLNADGYGIQRAVLSDNPKWPVVLDGAKADLDLKAVIASGALDATIDSRLSGVHFSTGEHKPEGRVAEAIASALADVQAFHLGATVTGTTRNPDVKVTSDLDAVLKNAVGKMVSEQAARLEADLKAAIAEKVNGPLEDLKKQLAGYGELGQALASRSDALNKLLSEQLAPKIKGLKLPF comes from the coding sequence GTGAAGTGGATTGGAGCGGTGCGGATTCGCTGGCCGGGTCTGATCGCGTTCGTGGCGGTGGTCGGCCTCGGGTTGGCGATCTGGTTCTTGGTGATCGATGGACTGGTGGAGCGCGCCATCGAGGCGGCCGGGAGCAAATTGGTCGGCGCAAAGGTGGAGTTGGACCACGCCGATGTCTCGCTCATCCCTCTGGGGATCGAACTGAAGCGGTTACAAGTCACCAACCCCGACCAGCCCATGCGGAACGCGGTCGAGATCACCCGTATGGCGTTCGGGATGGAGGCGCTCCAACTCCTGCGGCGCAAGGTGATCATCGACGAGATGGCGATCGACGGGATGCAGTTCAACACCCAGCGCCAGACATCGGGCGCGATCGTCCGCCGGGAAGAGAAGAAGGAAGAATCCAAAGAAGGGGAAGACTCGTTTTTTGCCATGCCCTCGCTCGATTTGCCCAGCGCCAAGGACATCCTGGCCAAGGAGGATTTGGAATCGCTCAAGCTCGTGGAAACCGTGCGGGGCGAGATCGACGCGGGGCGCGAGCGCTGGAAGCAACGCGTGGCGCAGGTGTCCGACAAGGCGAAGCTGGATGAGTACCGACGCCGGGCCGATGAGATCAGAAAATCGGCCAAAGGCGGAGCCGAGGCGTTGCTGGGCAACGTGGCGGAAGCCGCCCAGCTGCGCAAGGACGTGATGGCGGACCTGGATCAGGTCAAAGGCGCGCGCGAAGACTTGTCCAAAGACCTGGCCGCGTTCAAGCGCCGCATCGACGAAGTCGCGGCCGCGCCGCAGGCGGACCTCAAGCGGCTCAGGGAAAAGTACAGCCTGACCGCCGGCGGAATGGGGAACGTGGCTGCCGCGCTGTTCGGCGGGAACATCGGATACTGGGCCAAGACCAGCGCGGCGTGGTACGAACGGCTCCAGCCCGCGTTGGCGAGCGCCGGCAAGACCGGGGGGCCTGAACAGGTCAAACCGCTGCGCGGCAAAGGCATCGACGTGAAATTTCGTGAGCGCCAACCCCTGCCGGACTTTTTGATCCGCACCGCGCGGGTCACAGCTGAAATCCCCGCGGGCACGCTGAAAGGTGAAGTCCTTCGGATCACGCCGGACCAGGACATCCTGGGCGCGCCCACCACGTTTGAGTTCGCCGGCGACAAGCTCCAACAATTGCGCACCGTGGCCCTGCGCGGCGAAATCAACCGCGTGCGACCGGACCAGCCGCGCGATACCGTGACCCTCAACGCCGACGGGTACGGCATCCAGCGCGCCGTGCTCTCGGACAACCCCAAGTGGCCGGTGGTGCTCGACGGCGCGAAAGCCGATCTGGATCTGAAAGCCGTGATCGCGAGCGGCGCCCTCGACGCGACCATCGATTCCCGACTCTCCGGTGTGCACTTCTCAACCGGCGAGCACAAACCCGAGGGGCGCGTGGCAGAGGCGATCGCTTCGGCCCTGGCGGACGTCCAAGCCTTCCATCTCGGCGCCACGGTCACCGGCACGACCCGGAACCCTGACGTCAAGGTGACATCGGATTTGGACGCCGTGCTCAAAAACGCCGTGGGGAAGATGGTCTCGGAGCAAGCGGCTCGACTCGAGGCCGACCTGAAAGCCGCCATTGCGGAAAAAGTAAACGGGCCGCTGGAGGATCTGAAGAAGCAACTCGCGGGCTACGGGGAACTGGGCCAAGCCCTGGCCTCGCGCAGCGACGCGCTCAACAAGCTGCTCAGCGAGCAACTTGCACCCAAGATCAAAGGCCTGAAGCTGCCGTTTTAG
- a CDS encoding TIGR03546 family protein: MLRATAKLLTVLNSETEPGQISLALAFSLIAGLTPFWSLHNLLVLLIVLLLRVNLSAFLLGTAFFSGVAYLLDPSFHRLGLAVLMAPSLEGLWTSLYNSTLWRIERFNNSIVMGSLLASLVLFVPTVLGFNWAIRKYRDRVLAKVKKLRVVQALTATRFFQMYRSYSNWGTGS; this comes from the coding sequence ATGCTGCGCGCAACCGCTAAACTGCTCACGGTCCTCAACTCCGAGACCGAACCCGGTCAGATCAGTCTCGCGCTGGCGTTCTCCCTCATCGCGGGGCTCACGCCGTTCTGGAGCCTGCACAATCTGCTCGTCTTGTTAATCGTACTGCTCCTGCGCGTGAACCTGTCCGCGTTCCTGCTCGGCACCGCGTTCTTCTCCGGCGTGGCCTACCTCCTCGATCCGTCGTTTCATCGACTCGGGCTCGCGGTGCTGATGGCCCCGTCCCTTGAAGGGCTCTGGACCTCGCTTTACAACTCCACGCTCTGGCGGATCGAGCGGTTCAACAACTCCATCGTCATGGGGAGCCTGCTCGCGTCGCTCGTCTTGTTCGTGCCCACCGTCTTGGGCTTCAACTGGGCCATTAGAAAGTACCGGGACCGCGTCCTGGCGAAGGTCAAGAAATTACGGGTGGTGCAGGCGTTGACCGCGACGCGGTTCTTCCAGATGTACCGGTCGTATTCCAATTGGGGGACCGGCTCGTGA